Proteins encoded in a region of the Agromyces protaetiae genome:
- a CDS encoding carbohydrate ABC transporter permease, protein MLRRLPGYAFLTVFAIFSLFPLYFMVVSATNSSADVLSSRLLPGTHLFENVAVLFQTHNVLAAMWSSAAIAVGTTVLSLAVCSIAGYGFEIFHSRGKDLLMSVLLLAMMIPFAAIMIPLFQLFAGAGMVNSLWAVIIPAISTPFLILLFRQASRSFPHELVEAARIDGLNELSIFARIYIPTMKSTFAAAAVITFMIAWNNFLWPKVILIDSAVFTMPMLIANLSAGYVTDYGVLMLAVLLASLPTMFVFFLLQRAFAEGITGAIK, encoded by the coding sequence ATGCTCCGCCGGCTGCCGGGATATGCCTTCTTAACGGTTTTCGCGATCTTCTCTCTGTTTCCGCTGTACTTCATGGTCGTCTCGGCGACCAACAGCAGCGCAGACGTGCTGTCATCTCGACTCCTGCCGGGCACCCACCTGTTCGAGAACGTCGCAGTACTCTTTCAGACTCACAACGTCTTGGCGGCGATGTGGAGCTCTGCGGCCATCGCAGTCGGCACCACCGTCCTGTCACTCGCGGTGTGCTCGATCGCAGGCTACGGGTTCGAGATATTCCATTCGCGGGGCAAGGATCTGCTGATGTCGGTCTTGCTCCTGGCCATGATGATCCCCTTCGCCGCCATCATGATCCCGCTGTTCCAGCTCTTCGCCGGTGCCGGCATGGTCAACTCGCTGTGGGCGGTGATCATCCCGGCGATCTCTACGCCGTTCCTCATCCTGCTCTTCCGGCAGGCATCGCGTTCGTTCCCCCACGAGCTCGTCGAGGCGGCGCGGATCGATGGGCTGAACGAGCTGTCAATCTTCGCTCGTATCTACATCCCGACGATGAAGTCCACATTCGCCGCCGCCGCGGTGATCACCTTCATGATCGCGTGGAACAACTTCCTCTGGCCCAAGGTTATTTTGATCGACAGCGCGGTGTTCACCATGCCGATGTTGATCGCCAACCTGAGCGCCGGATATGTCACCGACTACGGAGTCCTCATGCTCGCCGTCCTTCTGGCCTCGCTTCCGACCATGTTCGTCTTCTTCCTCCTGCAACGCGCCTTCGCCGAGGGCATCACGGGAGCGATCAAGTGA
- a CDS encoding glycoside hydrolase family 2 TIM barrel-domain containing protein produces the protein MSFPITRLADPTFVSENRLPAHSDHRWFRDEGEALESVSSFEQSLNGRWKFHYANNLSTTVDGFQDPSYDTSGWDDIPVPAHIQLEGYDRPQYVNVQYPWDGIEQIQPGQIPSRHNPIGSYVHAFELNEPLRFGESLSIVFHGAESAVAVWLNGQYVGYATDSFTPSEFDLTNALVDGRNVIAAQVFKWTAGSWLEDQDFYRFSGIFRDVTLYRRPAVHIENLRVETDVATTGEWADLTMRVDVRGSGSVSANLEGVGHLEDRGDGLLVIRIDEPRLWSPEDPWLYQLIIEVTDDAGNRTEVIPQRVGVRRFGIENGVLTLNGSRVVFFGVNRHEFGPRGRVMTRDEISHDLVQLKRIGVNAVRTSHYPNSAPFYELADEYGLMVIDEMNLETHGLWDRIRYFDAPVEEAVPGDRPEWLPALRERATNMFERDKNHASIVIWSLGNESYGGTNLRDLADWFRSTDSRPVHYEGVDWDTRYPDTTDIVSRMYTPAAEVEVYLREHRDKPMILCEFAHAMGNSFGAVGEYMDLAFREPLFQGGFIWDFADQAILLSDQHGRTYFGYGGDCGEAPHDGAFCGNGIFFADHSPTPKAQEVSYLYQQLSIRIGETSFEVRNRFLFTSTDEFECNITLAREGRTIRTASVPTFCAPQHAETYGIPFKTPSRPGEYTIDVSFRLKADTPWAARGHEIAREQRVTTVAQGAPGGGVTPPTPTPTPPRLVLGTHNLGVHGDGFSAVFSRLHGGLQSYRHGSGPESGRQLLTSIPMPSFWHAPTENEVGWGAPFEDGQWLLASRYARVADPVRDITFESDDLAVTVSYTYQLPTEREASCVVSYRVDGRGRVEVTQTVHRSDGMADLPEFGMQLTTQPELDTLRWYGDGPDECYVDRRDGARVGVYQRDVATALTPYLRPQEAGNRTGVRWAEVVDRNGRGLRFECDGGMEFSALPWTPHEIENARHHTELPPVYQTVVRPALMRRGVGGDDSWGARTHPQYRLPATGSLTFRFSFQGV, from the coding sequence GTGAGTTTCCCCATCACACGCCTGGCCGACCCTACGTTCGTCTCCGAGAACCGGTTGCCTGCGCATTCCGATCATCGCTGGTTCCGCGACGAGGGCGAGGCGCTCGAGTCGGTGAGCAGTTTCGAACAATCACTGAACGGTCGCTGGAAGTTTCACTACGCGAACAACTTGAGCACAACCGTCGATGGGTTCCAGGACCCTTCGTACGACACCTCCGGCTGGGACGACATTCCGGTCCCCGCGCATATTCAACTCGAGGGCTACGATCGTCCGCAGTACGTCAACGTGCAATATCCGTGGGATGGGATCGAGCAGATCCAACCCGGACAGATCCCCTCGCGGCACAATCCCATCGGCTCGTACGTGCACGCATTCGAGCTGAACGAACCTCTCCGCTTCGGCGAATCCTTGAGCATCGTCTTCCACGGGGCCGAGAGCGCGGTCGCGGTGTGGCTCAACGGGCAGTACGTCGGATATGCGACCGACAGTTTCACCCCCTCCGAGTTCGATCTCACCAACGCACTGGTCGACGGTCGCAACGTCATCGCTGCGCAGGTGTTCAAGTGGACGGCGGGGTCGTGGCTCGAGGACCAGGACTTCTATCGCTTCTCCGGCATCTTCCGGGACGTGACACTGTACCGACGGCCCGCGGTTCACATCGAGAATCTGCGAGTCGAGACCGACGTCGCTACGACGGGCGAATGGGCGGACCTCACGATGAGGGTCGACGTTCGCGGTTCTGGCTCCGTATCCGCGAATCTCGAGGGCGTCGGTCACCTGGAGGACCGCGGTGACGGCCTGCTCGTGATCCGCATCGATGAACCCCGCCTCTGGAGTCCCGAAGACCCCTGGCTCTATCAGCTGATCATCGAGGTCACCGACGATGCGGGCAACCGAACCGAGGTCATACCTCAACGCGTCGGGGTGCGCCGATTCGGCATCGAGAACGGCGTGCTCACCCTGAACGGCAGCCGCGTCGTCTTCTTCGGCGTCAATCGTCATGAGTTCGGCCCGCGTGGCCGCGTGATGACTCGCGACGAGATCTCCCACGACCTGGTCCAGCTCAAACGCATCGGCGTGAACGCGGTGCGCACGAGCCACTACCCCAACAGTGCGCCGTTCTACGAATTGGCCGACGAGTACGGCCTGATGGTCATCGACGAGATGAACCTGGAGACCCACGGCCTGTGGGACCGCATTCGCTACTTCGATGCGCCCGTCGAAGAGGCCGTCCCGGGTGATCGCCCGGAGTGGCTGCCCGCCCTGCGCGAACGAGCGACGAACATGTTCGAGCGCGACAAGAATCACGCCAGCATCGTCATCTGGTCGCTCGGGAACGAGTCGTACGGCGGTACTAACCTCCGAGACCTCGCCGACTGGTTCCGCTCGACGGATTCCCGCCCCGTTCATTACGAAGGTGTCGATTGGGACACGCGGTACCCGGACACCACCGACATCGTCAGCCGGATGTACACGCCCGCTGCCGAGGTCGAGGTGTACCTTCGCGAACACCGCGACAAGCCCATGATCCTGTGCGAGTTCGCCCACGCGATGGGCAATTCATTCGGGGCTGTCGGCGAGTACATGGACCTCGCGTTCCGAGAGCCGCTGTTCCAGGGCGGCTTCATCTGGGACTTCGCTGATCAGGCGATCCTGCTCAGTGACCAACACGGCCGGACGTACTTCGGTTACGGAGGCGACTGCGGTGAGGCGCCGCACGATGGCGCGTTCTGCGGCAACGGCATCTTCTTCGCCGACCACTCGCCGACACCGAAGGCGCAGGAGGTCAGCTACCTCTACCAGCAGCTGAGCATCCGGATCGGCGAGACGTCCTTCGAAGTCCGCAATCGCTTCCTCTTCACCTCCACGGACGAGTTTGAGTGCAACATCACGCTGGCGCGTGAGGGGAGAACAATCCGCACCGCAAGCGTACCCACCTTCTGCGCCCCTCAGCACGCTGAAACGTACGGGATACCGTTCAAGACGCCCTCGCGGCCGGGTGAGTACACGATCGATGTGTCGTTCCGCCTCAAGGCGGATACACCCTGGGCTGCACGCGGTCACGAGATAGCTCGTGAGCAACGCGTGACCACAGTGGCTCAGGGAGCACCCGGTGGCGGCGTCACACCACCCACGCCGACACCGACACCGCCGCGACTCGTACTCGGCACGCACAACCTCGGCGTTCACGGAGACGGGTTCAGTGCGGTGTTCTCGCGTCTGCACGGTGGGCTGCAGTCGTATCGGCATGGGTCAGGCCCGGAAAGTGGGCGTCAACTGCTCACCTCGATCCCGATGCCATCCTTCTGGCACGCCCCCACCGAGAACGAGGTGGGCTGGGGCGCTCCGTTCGAGGACGGCCAGTGGCTGCTCGCGAGCCGATACGCGCGCGTTGCCGATCCTGTGCGAGACATCACCTTCGAATCCGACGATCTCGCCGTGACCGTGAGTTACACCTATCAACTTCCCACCGAGCGGGAGGCGTCGTGCGTCGTGTCGTATCGGGTCGACGGCCGAGGCCGAGTCGAGGTCACGCAGACCGTGCACCGCTCGGATGGCATGGCCGACCTTCCCGAGTTCGGCATGCAGCTCACGACTCAGCCTGAGCTCGACACGCTCCGCTGGTACGGCGACGGGCCGGACGAATGCTACGTGGATCGTCGAGACGGCGCCCGAGTGGGCGTCTACCAGCGTGATGTGGCGACCGCGCTGACCCCGTACTTGCGCCCTCAGGAAGCCGGAAATCGCACCGGAGTCCGCTGGGCCGAGGTCGTCGATCGAAACGGGAGGGGACTGCGGTTCGAGTGTGATGGCGGAATGGAGTTTTCCGCGCTGCCGTGGACGCCGCACGAGATCGAGAACGCCCGTCATCACACTGAACTCCCGCCGGTCTACCAGACCGTGGTGCGGCCTGCCCTCATGCGACGGGGGGTGGGCGGCGACGACTCCTGGGGCGCGCGCACGCACCCGCAGTACCGTCTCCCCGCGACGGGTAGTCTGACCTTCCGCTTTTCGTTTCAAGGAGTGTGA
- a CDS encoding LacI family DNA-binding transcriptional regulator — protein MAGQRAPSQLDVARLAGASPQTVSRVAKGESNVSEALRARVMHAMIELGYRPNAAARAVRLGAFRAVGVVYNTLGPVGIHRSLEEISERAAERGHATTLIPLAASSTRDANGAFTRLSEMSVDVLIALIADQLQADGSLRLPKGVPAVVIGPPVLPGASSVDFDQAGGAELAVTHLLELGHRTVHHIRGPENSFSASARMLSWASTLSRHGRRVPPPERGNWSAASGYMAARRLLEVQKPTAIFAANDQMALGAYRAIQEAGMRIPEDVSVVGFDGIDEVAMLVPPLTTIAQPWDRLGSEALRVALSMGSGAGPETVIIPTRLVVRHSTSTPKGVS, from the coding sequence ATGGCAGGACAGCGTGCACCCTCGCAGCTTGACGTCGCACGGCTCGCGGGCGCGTCGCCCCAGACCGTGTCACGAGTCGCCAAAGGCGAATCCAATGTCAGTGAGGCATTGCGCGCGCGCGTGATGCACGCCATGATCGAGCTCGGATACCGGCCGAACGCGGCCGCTCGAGCTGTGCGGCTCGGCGCATTTCGAGCCGTGGGAGTTGTTTACAACACCCTGGGACCGGTCGGTATCCATCGCTCGCTTGAGGAGATCTCGGAACGGGCCGCGGAACGCGGCCACGCAACGACACTCATTCCGCTGGCCGCCTCGTCGACACGTGATGCGAATGGCGCCTTCACCCGCCTGAGTGAGATGTCGGTCGATGTACTCATCGCCCTGATCGCCGACCAGCTTCAAGCGGATGGGTCCCTGCGACTGCCGAAGGGCGTTCCCGCTGTTGTCATCGGACCCCCGGTTCTGCCGGGGGCGTCTTCAGTGGACTTCGACCAGGCCGGAGGCGCAGAACTCGCGGTCACTCACCTCCTAGAACTGGGCCATCGGACCGTGCACCACATCAGGGGGCCCGAAAACTCATTCTCCGCGAGCGCCCGAATGCTCAGCTGGGCATCAACGCTGAGCCGCCACGGCCGCAGGGTTCCGCCGCCGGAACGTGGCAACTGGAGCGCCGCGTCAGGCTATATGGCCGCACGGCGGTTGTTGGAAGTGCAGAAACCGACCGCGATCTTCGCCGCGAACGATCAGATGGCGCTCGGCGCATACCGAGCGATTCAAGAAGCGGGCATGCGCATTCCCGAGGACGTGTCCGTCGTCGGATTCGACGGCATCGACGAGGTCGCGATGCTGGTTCCACCCCTCACGACGATCGCGCAGCCCTGGGATCGGCTTGGCAGCGAAGCCCTCCGCGTTGCGCTCTCAATGGGCAGCGGAGCGGGGCCCGAGACCGTGATCATACCGACACGCCTCGTTGTCCGGCACTCCACGTCCACTCCGAAGGGAGTCTCGTGA